ACTCCGGCCGCTCTGCGGACGCGCATACCCTTAATGGCAGTTATCAAGTCGATTACCCCGATTACGTTGGAAACACCGAACTGGTGTCAAATGCCCCAAGAGAGCGCTCACTTGGCAGTAGCGCCTTCTCTTCAGACACACGAGTAGCACAAAAGGATGTGCAGTTCCCGGAGTGGGGTGCCCCTTTTTACCTCGTCCATATCCTGGACCACCCGGGACGATGCGTACGTGTTGTATCTATGCTGTGCGCATGCCTTCCGCCCCGTCCCCCGCAGTGAAGTCGCCGCCCGCCGCCGAACGCGTATACGCGCACGTCAAACAGGCTGTACTGGAGCGCCGGTACGAGGGTGGGACCCTGCTCACCGAGGGGGAGCTGGCCGACGCCGTCGGTGTCTCGCGGACACCCGTGCGCGAGGCGTTGCTCAAACTGGAAGTCGAGGGGTTGATCCGGCTCTACCCGAAGAAGGGCGCCCTCGTCCTGCCCGTCTCCGCGCAGGAGATCGCGGACGTGGTGGAGACCCGGCAGCTCGTCGAGGCGCACGCGATCCGCAAGGCGGTGCCGGCCGCGCCCGCGCTGATCGAGCGCCTCACCGAACTCCTGGCGCAGCAGCAGGAGCAGGCCGCCGCCGGTGATCTGGCCGGAGCCGCCGTCACCGACCGCTGCTTCCACGCCGAGATCGTCCGCAGCGGGGGCAACGAGATCCTCTCCCGCCTCTACGACCAACTGCGCGACCGGCAGCTGAGGATGGGCGTCGCCGTGATGCACGCCCACCCGGACCGGATCACCAAGACGCTCACCGAGCACCAGGAGATCCTCGACGCGCTGCGCTCCGGCGACGCCGAGGCGGCGGTCGACCTGGTCCACCGCCACGTCAGCTGGTTCTCGAACCTGGCCCGGGGTGACGTCCGATGAGCTCGTCCCCGTCGCTGAGTCTTCCCGGTGATCCGCCGGGTGGGCGCCGGGCCGTCACGGTGTGGTCCGTCGGTGTCTCCGTCTACTTCGTCGCGGTCATCTTCCGTACGTCGCTGGGCGTGGCGGGCCTCGACGCCGCCGACCGCTTCCACGTCAACGCCTCCGCGCTCTCGACGTTCTCGATCCTCCAGCTCCTCGTCTACGCGGGCATGCAGATACCCGTCGGCCTGATGGTCGACCGGCTGGGCACGAAGAAGGTGCTGACCTTCGGCGTCGTGCTGTTCACGATCGGCCAGCTGGGCTTCGCGTTCTCACCGACGTACGGGACGGCGCTGGCCTCGCGCGCGCTGCTCGGGTGCGGTGACGCCATGACGTTCATCAGCGTGCTGCGGCTCGGCTCCCGCTGGTTCCCGGCCCGGCGCGGACCGATGGTCGCGCAGCTCGCGGGCCTGGTGGGCATGGCGGGCAACCTCGTCTCGACGCTCGTGCTGGCCCGGCTGCTGCACGGGGTCGGCTGGACGGCCGCGTTCGCGGGCAGCTCGGTCGCCGGCGTGGTCGTCCTCGTCCTGATGCTGGTGTTCCTGAAGGACCGCCCCGAGGGGCACGCGCCCGAGCCGTTCCCGCACCGGGGAGCCGCCTACGTACGCCGTCAGATCGCGGCGTCCTGGCGGGAGCCCGGGACGCGGCTGGGGCTGTGGGTGCACTTCACGACCCAGTTCCCGGCGATGGTGTTCCTGCTGCTGTGGGGGCTGCCGTTCCTCGTCGAGGCCCAGGGCCTGTCCCGGGCGACGGCCGGTGAACTCCTCACCCTCGTCGTGCTCTCCAACATGCTCATAGGCCTGGTGTACGGGCAGATCGTCGCCCGGCACCATGGGGCGCGGCTGCCGCTGGCGCTGGGCACGGTCCTGTCGACGGCGGTCGTGTGGGCCGGCACGCTGGCGTATCCCGCCGAGCACGCGCCGATGTGGGTGCTGGTCGTGCTGTGCGTGGTGCTCGGGGCGTGCGGGCCCGCGTCGATGATCGGGTTCGACTTCGCGCGGCCGGCGAATCCGCCGGAGCGGCAGGGGACCGCCTCCGGGATCACCAACATGGGTGGGTTCGTCGCGTCCATGACGACGTTGTTCGCGGTGGGGGTGTTGTTGGACGCGACCGGGGGGAGTTACGCCGTCGCGTTCTCCGCGGTGTTCGTGTTGCAGGCGCTGGGGTTGAGTCAGATTCTTCGGCTGCGGAAGCTTGTGGCCCGGCGGGAGCGGGAGCGGTTGGTCGCCAGTCGGGTGGCGACGGTGCACGTTCCGGCGTAGGCGGGTGGGGGCAGGGGGTGTCGCCCCCGCCGCCCCTACCCGTTCCCGTCACTGACTCAGGGGCGCTGCCCCCGAACCCCCGGTCCTCAAACGCCGGACGGGCTGAGAAACGTAACTACGGCGTGACCGTGAAGTTGTGGAGGATTGCTGATGTCAGGTCCGGGTCGCCCTCTGTTTTGAGGCGGTCCGCGACCGCTTCCGGGGTTACCCGGCCGCAGGCCAGGCGGAAGTAGGTCTCCCAGTCGAGGGCGAGGGTGGCGGCCGGGCCGAGGGAGGGGGAACCGTCTATCGAACCGACGCCGTCCGCGTCGACGCGGACCGTGCGCAGGAACTCGACGGGCCCGTGGACGTCGAAGACGATCGCCGAGTTCGCCGGTGCGCCCGCGTCCTTGGCGACGACCTTGGGGAGCCTGGCGAGCAGGACGTCGCGGGCGACGTACGCACCCGGGGAGTCGAGGTTGCCCGGCCGGCCGAGGGTCGTGCGCAGGTCCTGCTCGTGCACCCACAGGTCGAACGCCCGGTTGCGCATGGACTCTTCGAGGGTGACCTCGGTGCCGAGCGGGCCGCGCACCAGCGCGTCGGGTCGGCGTGACTCGTTCCGCAGCTGACGGTTGCGGCGGATGATCGTGTACTCCAGCTCGGAGGTCATCTCCGGGGCGGTGTGGTGACGGCGGACGTCGACCTGCATCTCCATGTACCGCTGGTGCTCGTTCGTCACGTGGTACAGGTCGCGGGGGAGCGTGTGGATCGGCCGGGGGTCGCCCAGCGCCTCGCAGTCGAGGCCGATCACATGGGAGACGATGTCGCGCACCGACCAGCCGGGGCATGGAGTCCGCCGATTCCATTCACCCTCCATCAGCGGTGACACGAGATCGGATATCGCGTCGATGGAGTGCGTCCAGGCGTCGGCGTAGGACTGAAGGCTGGGATGCAGACTCACGGAACGGGACCCCTCGGGCGGTTGGGCGCGGGCAGAACACAGGCTGCGGGTGTCTTGGGACGCTAAGTTACGCTGCTGTGAGGCACCCCGGCAGTGCTTTCGTGTGACGATCGTAGGCCCGTATCAAAGCCTCGAATGCCAGGACGGTGGTAGTGTGCGCGCCTCTCTCCTCCAGATCGACGTGGACGAGGCCGAATCGGTCGACGCCCGCAGACAGCGCGTGGCCTCGCTCGTACGGCGGCAGACCGGGTCCGACCTGGTC
This sequence is a window from Streptomyces ortus. Protein-coding genes within it:
- a CDS encoding GntR family transcriptional regulator; the protein is MPSAPSPAVKSPPAAERVYAHVKQAVLERRYEGGTLLTEGELADAVGVSRTPVREALLKLEVEGLIRLYPKKGALVLPVSAQEIADVVETRQLVEAHAIRKAVPAAPALIERLTELLAQQQEQAAAGDLAGAAVTDRCFHAEIVRSGGNEILSRLYDQLRDRQLRMGVAVMHAHPDRITKTLTEHQEILDALRSGDAEAAVDLVHRHVSWFSNLARGDVR
- a CDS encoding MFS transporter translates to MSSSPSLSLPGDPPGGRRAVTVWSVGVSVYFVAVIFRTSLGVAGLDAADRFHVNASALSTFSILQLLVYAGMQIPVGLMVDRLGTKKVLTFGVVLFTIGQLGFAFSPTYGTALASRALLGCGDAMTFISVLRLGSRWFPARRGPMVAQLAGLVGMAGNLVSTLVLARLLHGVGWTAAFAGSSVAGVVVLVLMLVFLKDRPEGHAPEPFPHRGAAYVRRQIAASWREPGTRLGLWVHFTTQFPAMVFLLLWGLPFLVEAQGLSRATAGELLTLVVLSNMLIGLVYGQIVARHHGARLPLALGTVLSTAVVWAGTLAYPAEHAPMWVLVVLCVVLGACGPASMIGFDFARPANPPERQGTASGITNMGGFVASMTTLFAVGVLLDATGGSYAVAFSAVFVLQALGLSQILRLRKLVARRERERLVASRVATVHVPA
- a CDS encoding maleylpyruvate isomerase family mycothiol-dependent enzyme, producing MSLHPSLQSYADAWTHSIDAISDLVSPLMEGEWNRRTPCPGWSVRDIVSHVIGLDCEALGDPRPIHTLPRDLYHVTNEHQRYMEMQVDVRRHHTAPEMTSELEYTIIRRNRQLRNESRRPDALVRGPLGTEVTLEESMRNRAFDLWVHEQDLRTTLGRPGNLDSPGAYVARDVLLARLPKVVAKDAGAPANSAIVFDVHGPVEFLRTVRVDADGVGSIDGSPSLGPAATLALDWETYFRLACGRVTPEAVADRLKTEGDPDLTSAILHNFTVTP